Part of the Roseomonas sp. OT10 genome, GGAGTTCAGCAGCGGCTCCAGCCCCGGCGCGCCCTGGCCCAGGTAGCGCCTGGCGGCGAAGCGGTAGAGCAGGTTGTCCTCCGCCAGCAGCACGCGGCGCTTGGCGATCAGCCCGCCGGTGCGGGCGAAGACGTAGCCCTTGGGCGCGTCCGGATCGGGCAGGGTGGCCAGCCGCTTGCCCCGCCCGTGCGAGGCGTCGCGCCACTGGTAGCCTTCCGCCTCCAGCCGGCAGTTGCTGTCGCGGTACCAGGCCTCGTTGGCGGCGGCGGCCATGACGGCGCCCCCGTCAGAGCCGCCAGCCGGTGTGGATCGCCACGATCCCGCCCGAGAGGTCGCGATGCGTCACCCGCTCCAGCCCGGCATCGCGCATCATTCCCTCCAGCGTCTCCTGGTCGGGGAACTGGCGGATGCTCTCGGCGAGGTAGCGGTAGCTGTCGGCATCCCCCGCCACCCGCTGGCCGATCGCCGGCAGCGCCCTGAAGCTCCAGGCGTCGTAGAGCTTCGCCAGCGCGTCGATCCGCAGGCGCGAGAACTCCAGGCAGTGGAAGCGCCCGCCCGGGCGCAGCACCCGCCGCGCCTCGCGCAGCACCGCGTCCTTGTTCGTGCAGTTGCGCAGGCCGAAGGCCATCGAGACCTTCTCCACGCTGCGGTCCGGGAAGGGCAGGCGCTCCGCGTCGCAGCAGACGAAGGAGAGGCCGGAGGCGAGGCCCCGCTCCAGCGCCCGGCCCTGCCCCACCCCCAGCATGGCGGCGTTGATGTCGGCCAGGATCACCC contains:
- a CDS encoding class I SAM-dependent methyltransferase, which produces MSDQTDFGFRQVPRTAKAGLVREVFDSVAPRYDVMNDLMSLGIHRVWKRIFVNAIAASPRETLLDLAAGTGDVAFLAKERGAGRVILADINAAMLGVGQGRALERGLASGLSFVCCDAERLPFPDRSVEKVSMAFGLRNCTNKDAVLREARRVLRPGGRFHCLEFSRLRIDALAKLYDAWSFRALPAIGQRVAGDADSYRYLAESIRQFPDQETLEGMMRDAGLERVTHRDLSGGIVAIHTGWRL